GATGGCCGACCCGTCGAAACCGATGCCCTCGTCGAATGCCTGTTCCAGCTCCGCCGGGGCCACGGCCACCGATTTGAGGAAGCCCAGCACGTCCGTGAACCACAGGCGTACGAAACGGATGTCGCGCTCTTCCAACGTACGGAGCACGAACTCCTGCTGCTTGTCCATCTTCCGCTTCCACCCAATCTTGCTGGTCAGGCCGCCTGCTCCCGTCCCAGGGAGGCGGTCGGGCACCTGCGCATCACACCACATCAGCATTTCATGCGCGTTGCGGGCCCCGATCGTCCGGCCGACCTCCGCCCGAACGCCTCGCACACGGCGCGTGTACTGCGCTGACGCCCATCTTGCCCGCTGAACGGCGGACATGAAATGGCGGACAACTGGCGTCTCTCCGTCACCTTCCCCACTACGATCAGCAGACCACTCCACTGCCCCTGCCCCTTTCCCCCAGAAGGACCACCCCATGGGTTCCGCCAAGAAGACAGAGTCCGCGTCGCGCAAGGCGCGGATAGAGGAGATGCGGCGCGCCGAGCAGTCCCGCGAGCGCCGCAACCGGGTCCTCACGATCACCGCCAGTGTGATCGTCGTCGCCGGTCTCGTCGCCGGTGGCGCGTTCCTGGTCAAGTCGCAGTCCGACGACAAGGACAGCGGAGCGGCGAGCGACTCGAAGGCGGCCTCGGGGAAGTTCGTCACGGGCAAGGACGGCGTGAAGAAGTGGAGCACCAAGCTCACGCAGAACCACGTCACCAAGGACGTGAAGTACCCGATGGAGCCCCCGGTCGGCGGTGACCACAACCAGGTCTGGATGAACTGCAACGGCGACGTCTACGAGGACGCGATCAAGAACGAGAACGCCGTGCACTCGCTGGAGCACGGCGCGGTCTGGGTGACGTACAACGGCAAGGCGTCCGACGCCGACGTGAAGGCGCTCGCCGAGAAGGTCAAGAAGACGCCGTACTCGCTGATGAGCCCCGTCGAGGACCAGCAGGACCCGATCATGCTCTCCGCGTGGGGTCACCAGCGGACGGTGAAGAGCGCGAGCGACCCGGACGTCGGCACGTTCTTCGAGACGTACGTCCAGGGCAAGCAGACTCCCGAGCCCGGCGCCGCCTGCACCAACGGCCTGTCGAAGTGAGGAAGATGAAGTCCGCGGGGTGGATCACCGGAGCCGCCGCGGCCGTCCTCGTGGCGGCCGGGGCCATCACGTACGCGGTCGCCGACGGCGACGACTCCGGGATGCGCCCGCCCGCGGCGGACTCGGCCGACGCGGGCTTCGCCCGTGACATGTCCGTGCACCACCAGCAGGCCGTCGAGATGTCGTACATCGTGCGCGACCTCACCGACGACGAGGGCGTGCGCCGCCTCGCGTACGACATCGCGCAGACCCAGGCCAACCAGCGCGGCATGATGCTCGGCTGGCTGGACCTGTGGGAGCTGCCCAAGGTGTCCGCCGGCGAGCCCATGGAGTGGATGGGCATGGCCGGCATGGGGTCGGGCGAGGACGGCGCGCTGATGCCGGGCATGGCGACCAACACCGAGATGGACGCGTTGCGCGAGCTGAGCGGCAAGGCGGCCGAGGTCCGCTATCTGCAGCTCATGTACGCGCACCACGTGGGCGGTGTGCACATGGCCAAGGGGTGTGTGGAGCGCTGCCAGGTCGGGGTGGAGCGAAGGCTCGCACAGGGCATGGTGCAGGCCCAGGAGTCGGAGATGAAGCTGATCACGGATCTGCTGAAGCAGCGCGGCGCGAAGCCGTTGCACTGACCTTTCCGATTACGGACGCTTCGCCGCAAACCCCCTTCCCATACGGTTCCTTGGGTGGTTTTTGGGGCAGCCATGCCCCGGCCATTCCCCTGGCGTGAACGGTTCATCGCAAGAGTGACCCCCATCCAGTGATCCTTTGGGGGTTCCATGAGATCCAATCGCGCGGCGGTGCGCGCCGGTGTGAGCATGGCGGCGACCCTGCCGCTGCTCGCCGGCGCGCTGGCCCTGGGCATACCCGCGGCCCACGCCTCCGACGACCCGGCCGGCCGTGACACGCTCCGGGGCACCAAGTCCCTGTGGGCCACGGCCGGGGCGGACAAGGGGGCCACGGCGGACAGCTCCCGGGTGTCGGCCCGGGTCTACCTAGCGGGCCGGGACGCGGCGGGCCTGGCCGCCTACGCCGGGGCCGTCTCCGACCCGTCGTCGGCCTCGTACGGGAAGTACCTCACCGCGCGGCAGGCCCAGGCCCGCTTCGGCGCGACGAAGGCGCAGGTGGCCGAGGTGACGGCCTGGCTGAAGTCGGCGGGGCTGACCGTCACGGCCACCAGGACGCACTACGTGTCGGTGACCGGTGAGGTGGCGGACGCGGAGAAGGCGTTCGGCACGCAGCTGCACAACTACGCGAAGGGCAGGAAGACCTACCGCGCGCCCGAGAAGACCGCCTCCGCGCCCGCCGGGCTGAACGGCGCCGTCCTCACCGTGACCGGTCTGGACAACGCCCCGCACAAGGTGGACCACTCCGACACGCTGCCGCCGCCGGACGCCGTGTTCCACAACGCCGGGCCGTTCTCGTCGTACTACGGCTCGAAGACGGCGACGACGCTGCCGGGCGCGTACGGCACGAAGGTCCCGTACGCCGTGAAGGGGTACACCGGCAAGCAGCTGCGGGCCGCCTACGGGGCGGGGAAGGCGACCGGCAAGGGCGTGACCGTGGCGATCACGGACGCCTACGCCTCGCCGACGATCGCGGCGGACGCCGCCGCGTACGCGGCGAAGCACGGTGACGCGGCGTACCGGGGCGGGCAGTTGACGCAGGTGCTGCCCGGTCAGTACACGCGGACCGAGGAATGCGGGGCGGCGGGCTGGTACGGCGAGGAGACCCTCGACGTCGAGGCCGTGCACGCGGTCGCGCCCGCCTCGAACATCGTCTACGTGGGCGCGGCGTCCTGTTACGACGACGACCTGCTCGACTCGCTCGGCAGAATCGTCGACGGGCATCTCGCCGACATCGTCTCCAACTCCTGGGGCGACATCGAGGCCAACCAGACGCCGGACCTCGCCGCCGCCTACGACCAGGTCTTCCAGCTCGGCGCCATCGAGGGCATCGGCTTCTACTTCTCGTCCGGCGACAACGGCGACGAGGTCGCCAACACCGGTACGAAGCAGGTCGACACCCCCGCCGACTCGGCGTGGGTCACGGCGGTCGGCGGCACCTCGCTCGCCGTCGGCAAGGGCGACACGTACCAGTGGGAGACCGGCTGGGGCACGCTCAAGGCCACGCTGTCCGACGACGGGAAGAGCTGGACGGACTTCCCCGGCGCGTTCACCTCGGGTGCGGGCGGCGGGACCAGCGCGACGGTGAGGCAGCCGTTCTACCAGCGGGGTGTCGTGCCGTCGCGGCTCGCGAAGGCCAACGGCAGGCAGGCCATGCGCACGGTTCCCGACATCGCGGCGATCGCCGACCCCAACACCGGGTTCCTGGTCGGGCAGACGCAGACCTTCCCGGACGGGACGCAGCGGTACGACGAGTACCGCATCGGCGGCACCTCGCTCGCCTCGCCCGTCATCGCCGGTGTCCAGGCGCTCGCCCAGCAGGCGCGCGGCGGACGGCCGATCGGCTTCGCCAACCCGGCGATCTACGACCGGTACGGCACGAAGCTCTACCACGACGTCACGGACCGCCCGACGGGCCGCGACCTCGCGGTGGCACGCGTGGACTTCGTCAACGCCTTCGACGCCTCGGAGGGCCTGCTGACCTCGGTCCGCAGCCTCGGCAAGGACAGCAGCCTGAAGGCCGTGCGGGGGTACGACGACGTCACGGGGGTGGGCTCGCCCGCGCCGGGTTACGTGACCTCGTACCGTCGCTGAGTCCCTGAGTCCCTGAGTCCCTGAGCCGCTGAACCGCTGCCGCTGCCGCTTCTCGGCCGTCGCGGCTTCTCAGCTCCGGTGCGTCCGTTCCTCTTCCTGGCCGGCGAGGGGCGGGCGCACCGGTTCGTTCGGGTCGCTCGGGTCGTTTGGTTCGTTTGGTTCGTTCGGGTCGTACAGGATCGCCGCCGCCACGTCCTGGGGGCGGTCGAGCATGACGAGGTGGCCCGCGGGGGCGGCGACGCGGAAGGTGCCGCCCAGGCGCTCGGCGAGGCGTTCCTGGCGGTCCAGCCAGTGTCGCGAGCCGCCGCTGTCGGGGTCGGCGTGGGCGGCGAGGACCGTGACGGGTACGTCCGGCAGGGGCCGCTCCCGCAGGTCGGCCAGCTCGACCGCCTGGTCCCGGTAGGTCGCGTTCTCGGCGAGGGCGGCCCGCAGGGAGCGGCTGGTGGAGTAGGCGCGCCGGACGAGGTCGTACGGGGCCGGGTCGCCGCGGCCGTTCCGGCGTCCCGCGCGGACCGCGGTACGCCGCAGGAGGGGGCCGAGGGCGCGTGGCAGGCCCGCGCCCGCCAGCAGCGTGCCGCACGCGCGCGTGGCGGTGTTCCGGAGGGCGGGGGCGCGGGACGGGCGCGGCTCCTCCTCGACGCCGGCGTCGACCAGGACGAGACCGGCCGTCCGCTCCGGGTACAGCCGCGCGAAGGCCTCGCAGTGGAAACCGGCGAGCGAGTGCCCGACCACGGTGACGGGTGTGTCGGCACCGGCCGCGTCGAGCACGCGCGCGATGCGCCGCGCCTCGCCGGTGAGCGTGGGCCACGCGCGCGCGGGCGCGGGGCCGCTGAGTCCGAGTCCGGGCCGGTCGAACCGGACGACCGTGCGGTACGGGGCGAGGAGCGGCACCACGGGGTCCCAGTCGAACCAGGACATGCCCAGGCCGGCGCTGAGCAGGCAGCCGGGTCCGGCTCCGTCGACGCGGAGGTGGTGCGGGATTCCGTCGATGCGAACGAAGCTCATGGGCGGACGTCCGCTCGGCGGAGAGGGGTGTCGAGCGGTGCGTCGAGAGGTGCGTCGGGCGGCGGTGTCGGGGCGCGGAGGAGGGAGACGGCCAGTGCGCCCAGCCAGATCGCGATGACGCCGACCTGGAGGCGCTGGGCGATGCCGACGCCCCAGCCGTCGTGGCCCGTCTCCAGGGCGGCGATCGCGGCCAGCGTCCAGAGGGTGGCGGCCAGTTCGAGCGCCAGGAGGGCGTGGGCCGCCGGGAAGGCCGCCGTGCGGGTGAGGGTCAGCATGGCGAGGAGGATGCCGCACAGGGCGACCGTGCTGCTCACGGTGTGCGCGGAGTGGGTCCACGGGACCACGGCCGCGGTCTCCCGCGCGGCGCACACCGGGTCGGTGGTGGGGGTGCAGCTGAGCGGGAGGCGGGAGTCGACCGCGGTGGCCGCGCCGAAGAGGAGGAGCGCGGCCCGTGCGGTCGGTGGGGTGCGGCGGGCCGGCAGGGTCGCGGCTGCGGCGCACACCAGGACGCCCGCGAGGAGGTCCGTCGTGCGGAACAGGGTGGAGTACGGCTGGTCGGTCGCGGCGAGTTCACTCACGTAGGCGGTGGCCGGGGGGAGGGAGGTCGGCAGGAGGGCTTCCAGCGTCCAGGCGGAGTACGCGAGGGCGGCGAGGGCCAGGAGGGTGGCTGCTGTGGGCGGGCGAGGTGTCGTCATTGACGCCCATGATCGGGGCGGTGGGTGGGGCTCGCATGTCGTGCGCCGTTCCCCGCGCCTCCTCTCAGGGGCGCGGGGAACGGCGCAGTCTTTCGTCTCTGGGGGCGCGGGGAACGGCGCACCGCTGGGGGGTCGGCGGGGCTGCCAGCCCATAACGTCTCTCTGACGATTACACTGGGCCTCGTGCCTCAACTACGTCTCGCTCTGAATCAGATCGACTCGACCGTCGGCGATCTCGCCGGGAACGCCGAGGCGGTCGTCCGCTGGACCCGGCACTCCGCCGAGCAGGGAGCCCACCTCGTGGCGTTCCCCGAGATGGTGCTGACCGGGTACCCCGTCGAGGACCTCGCCCTGCGGTCGTCCTTCGTGGAGGCGTCCCGCGCGGCCCTGCACGCCCTCGCCGCGCGGCTCGCCGAGGAGGGGTTCGGGGAGCTGCCGGTCGTCGTCGGCTACCTGGACCGTTCCGAAAAGGCGCAGCCCAAGTACGGGCAGCCGGCCGGTGCCCCGCGGAACGCGGCAGCGGTGCTGCACCGCGGCGAGGTGGTCCTCACCTTCGCCAAGCACCACCTGCCGAACTACGGCGTCTTCGACGAGTTCCGCTACTTCGTGCCCGGCGACACCCTGCCGGTCGTCCGGGTGCACGGCATCGACGTCGCCCTCGCCATCTGCGAGGACCTCTGGCAGGACGGCGGCCGGGTCCCGGCGACCCGTTCCGCCGGCGCCGGCCTGCTGGTGTCGATCAACGCCTCGCCGTACGAGCGCGACAAGGACGACACCCGGCTCGACCTCGTGCGCAAGCGCGCGCAGGAGGCCGGCTGCACGACCGCGTACCTGGCCATGATCGGCGGCCAGGACGAGCTGGTCTTCGACGGCGACTCGATCGTCGTCGACCGCAACGGCGACGTCGTCGCGCGGGCACCCCAGTTCTCCGAGGGGTGCGTCGTCCTCGACCTGGAGCTGCCCGCCGCCGCCCCCGAGCCGCCCTCGGGGGTCGTGGACGACGGGCTGCGCATCGATCACCTCGTCATCTCCGACGAGCCGCTGCCGCCGTACGAGGCGGAGTTGTCCGGCGGGTACGCCGAGCGGCTCGACGCCGACGAGGAGGTGTACTCCGCGCTGGTGGTGGGCCTGCGGGCGTACGCCGCGAAGAACGGTTTCCGCTCCGTGCTGATCGGGCTCTCGGGCGGTATCGACTCCGCCCTCGTCGCCGCGATCGCCTGCGACGCGCTCGGCGCGGAGA
This sequence is a window from Streptomyces ortus. Protein-coding genes within it:
- a CDS encoding DUF3105 domain-containing protein, which codes for MGSAKKTESASRKARIEEMRRAEQSRERRNRVLTITASVIVVAGLVAGGAFLVKSQSDDKDSGAASDSKAASGKFVTGKDGVKKWSTKLTQNHVTKDVKYPMEPPVGGDHNQVWMNCNGDVYEDAIKNENAVHSLEHGAVWVTYNGKASDADVKALAEKVKKTPYSLMSPVEDQQDPIMLSAWGHQRTVKSASDPDVGTFFETYVQGKQTPEPGAACTNGLSK
- a CDS encoding DUF305 domain-containing protein; amino-acid sequence: MKSAGWITGAAAAVLVAAGAITYAVADGDDSGMRPPAADSADAGFARDMSVHHQQAVEMSYIVRDLTDDEGVRRLAYDIAQTQANQRGMMLGWLDLWELPKVSAGEPMEWMGMAGMGSGEDGALMPGMATNTEMDALRELSGKAAEVRYLQLMYAHHVGGVHMAKGCVERCQVGVERRLAQGMVQAQESEMKLITDLLKQRGAKPLH
- a CDS encoding S53 family peptidase is translated as MRSNRAAVRAGVSMAATLPLLAGALALGIPAAHASDDPAGRDTLRGTKSLWATAGADKGATADSSRVSARVYLAGRDAAGLAAYAGAVSDPSSASYGKYLTARQAQARFGATKAQVAEVTAWLKSAGLTVTATRTHYVSVTGEVADAEKAFGTQLHNYAKGRKTYRAPEKTASAPAGLNGAVLTVTGLDNAPHKVDHSDTLPPPDAVFHNAGPFSSYYGSKTATTLPGAYGTKVPYAVKGYTGKQLRAAYGAGKATGKGVTVAITDAYASPTIAADAAAYAAKHGDAAYRGGQLTQVLPGQYTRTEECGAAGWYGEETLDVEAVHAVAPASNIVYVGAASCYDDDLLDSLGRIVDGHLADIVSNSWGDIEANQTPDLAAAYDQVFQLGAIEGIGFYFSSGDNGDEVANTGTKQVDTPADSAWVTAVGGTSLAVGKGDTYQWETGWGTLKATLSDDGKSWTDFPGAFTSGAGGGTSATVRQPFYQRGVVPSRLAKANGRQAMRTVPDIAAIADPNTGFLVGQTQTFPDGTQRYDEYRIGGTSLASPVIAGVQALAQQARGGRPIGFANPAIYDRYGTKLYHDVTDRPTGRDLAVARVDFVNAFDASEGLLTSVRSLGKDSSLKAVRGYDDVTGVGSPAPGYVTSYRR
- a CDS encoding alpha/beta fold hydrolase codes for the protein MSFVRIDGIPHHLRVDGAGPGCLLSAGLGMSWFDWDPVVPLLAPYRTVVRFDRPGLGLSGPAPARAWPTLTGEARRIARVLDAAGADTPVTVVGHSLAGFHCEAFARLYPERTAGLVLVDAGVEEEPRPSRAPALRNTATRACGTLLAGAGLPRALGPLLRRTAVRAGRRNGRGDPAPYDLVRRAYSTSRSLRAALAENATYRDQAVELADLRERPLPDVPVTVLAAHADPDSGGSRHWLDRQERLAERLGGTFRVAAPAGHLVMLDRPQDVAAAILYDPNEPNEPNDPSDPNEPVRPPLAGQEEERTHRS
- a CDS encoding DUF998 domain-containing protein translates to MTTPRPPTAATLLALAALAYSAWTLEALLPTSLPPATAYVSELAATDQPYSTLFRTTDLLAGVLVCAAAATLPARRTPPTARAALLLFGAATAVDSRLPLSCTPTTDPVCAARETAAVVPWTHSAHTVSSTVALCGILLAMLTLTRTAAFPAAHALLALELAATLWTLAAIAALETGHDGWGVGIAQRLQVGVIAIWLGALAVSLLRAPTPPPDAPLDAPLDTPLRRADVRP
- a CDS encoding NAD+ synthase, with the protein product MPQLRLALNQIDSTVGDLAGNAEAVVRWTRHSAEQGAHLVAFPEMVLTGYPVEDLALRSSFVEASRAALHALAARLAEEGFGELPVVVGYLDRSEKAQPKYGQPAGAPRNAAAVLHRGEVVLTFAKHHLPNYGVFDEFRYFVPGDTLPVVRVHGIDVALAICEDLWQDGGRVPATRSAGAGLLVSINASPYERDKDDTRLDLVRKRAQEAGCTTAYLAMIGGQDELVFDGDSIVVDRNGDVVARAPQFSEGCVVLDLELPAAAPEPPSGVVDDGLRIDHLVISDEPLPPYEAELSGGYAERLDADEEVYSALVVGLRAYAAKNGFRSVLIGLSGGIDSALVAAIACDALGAENVYGVSMPSKYSSDHSRGDAAELARRTGLNFRTVPIEPMFDAYMGSLGLTGLAEENLQSRLRGTMLMALSNQEGHIVLAPGNKSELAVGYSTLYGDSVGAYGPIKDVYKTSIFRLAEWRNRAAAERGQTPPIPENSISKPPSAELRPGQVDTDSLPDYPVLDAILELYVDRDTGADAIVAAGYDREMVTKTLRMVDTAEYKRRQYPPGTKISAKGFGKDRRLPITSLWRESV